In a single window of the Cucumis melo cultivar AY chromosome 11, USDA_Cmelo_AY_1.0, whole genome shotgun sequence genome:
- the LOC103490580 gene encoding uncharacterized protein LOC103490580, with protein sequence MSRLSNLYLLTYNSLQGFGWMVSLYRLLGDFVATKSTSGAYSSTGELVCFLQTSAFLEVIHGAVGLVPTGVLLPLMQWGGRVHFVVAVVRQLDEIQQLPSVFITFLAWSLSEVIRYFHHALNCLGVCPFWLTYLRYTAFIVLYPIGVTIGEMWLIYQAIPFMIKKNLYADVFDYLPLSYYNFIRVLLLVYPLLFLKLYLYLFKQRRSKLGKQHKKKRN encoded by the exons ATGTCTCGTCTATCGAACTTGTATCTTCTAACTTACAATTCCCTCCAGGGTTTTGGCTG GATGGTTTCTCTTTACAGACTTTTGGGAGATTTTGTAGCCACTAAATCTACTAGTGGTGCTTACTCGTCTACGGGAGAACTTGTCT GTTTCCTGCAAACTTCTGCATTCTTGGAAGTCATTCATGGAGCTGTTG GCCTGGTACCAACTGGAGTGCTGCTTCCTCTAATGCAGTGGGGTGGGAGGGTTCATTTTGTGGTTGCAGTTGTTCGTCAACTTGATGAG ATTCAACAGTTGCCTTCTGTGTTCATCACTTTCCTTGCTTGGAGCTTATCTGAG GTTATCAGATATTTTCACCATGCTTTGAACTGCTTGGGAGTTTGCCCATTTTGGCTTACATATCTTAG GTACACTGCATTCATAGTCCTCTATCCTATTGGAGTGACAATTGGTGAAA TGTGGCTCATTTACCAAGCAATTCCATTCATGATAAAGAAGAACCTCTATGCAGATGTCTTTGATTACCTCCCCTTGAGCTATTACAATTTCATCAGG GTTCTGCTTCTTGTCTACCCATTATTGTTCTTGAAACTGTACCTTTATCTGTTCAAGCAAAGGAGATCAAAATTGGGCAAGCAGCATAAGAAGAAGAGAAACTAA